The window CAGTCGTATgagtctgggttagggttacaagCGACATGTCCAGCTTTGTTTACACTGGCAAACACAGAATATATCCAACCTTAAACTCAGCGGATTTCACTTCCGCTTCTGTGGGTAACAGGAAGAGTTGGAAAAGGCTGGAGAGATGTGGAGGAAGGCCCACAGAAACACTATCCAGATGTGTATATACTCATTTAATACGACTGCACTGTCTGACAGCACAAAAaccacctctttttttttaataataaggAATTTTAAACGATTTTTAAACAAGAAAGTTTAAGGGGAAAAGTAATGCACAtgctttttaatggaaaaataatAGACAAGTTATTATATGATATTTGCATCACAGCTCACACATGTTCAGTCTTTTTGGGATTGAAACGGGAGCTCTGCTCATACTTACAAATCTTTAGACAATCACCTAATGAGCATTTATCAAACTCAAGTAATGGACTCTTTTAGTTCACTTTAAATGCCCAGCGGGGCCGTGGCAActtgttttattgacatttgtatttgtgtttgggtGTAAGTGCGTCGAGCGAGACAGTCTCCCGTCATTATCGGCGTTTACCTTGAACTTGATCATGGTGCTGAAGTGGTTGTTCCTAAAAAAGACGCAGAGTTCTCCCTCCTGCACCGTCGAGGTGAGCTCACATAAGCCGTGGTACGTCAGCTGAGTGGCTGTGCTGTTCAGGAACTGCTCCGCCATGATGCCTGACACCAGAGAAAAGTCAGGGATTAAACCCCCGAGTGACTGAGAGGGATCAAACACGGGGCTTCATTTTAAATCCCTTAGTTTCTGCTTACAGCCCATATTTTGGGCagagttacaaaaaaaaaacccaaaaactttAATTACTATGTTTATTCTGATAAAATGCAAGGTGGGGCTTCACtatgagtcacacacacagacacacacacagacacacacacgcgctgacAAATGAAGCAACCTGTTCTGACTCAGCAGTCAGCTATTGGTCAGTCAGCTATGCTGAAAACCTGTTATTTCTGTAGAATTCTTTTACACACAACAGTGGCGGCTGTGATTACTCGGTGTTGACCGAGTAACAGCTGGAAAGAGACGCGGTAATCTGTCATTTCTGAAATAGACAATCGACCCTGCGACGAACCAAGGAAAGAAGTTGCAAGAGATGAAGCAATAACGCACCCTTCATGGATATTTTCTATGCTCCAaatgcagaaacacaacaaaatagAAGACGTTCCAGTAATTTGTGCCACAGTTGCAGCCCCGGTGCTGCTGGCTGGGCTGACAGAGTCACCGTATTATTAGCTGAGAATTTACCCCCAGCTGCTACTGGAAGAAAAGTAAGAAGATGGAATGTGCACATCCACACATACATCCTGGTTTTAGTTCCACTTCCTCAGTCCAGGACGCCTGAGTCGTGCCATGAATAGGCCCAACACCAGTTTTACTAATGTAAAGATGTGAAATCAAAGACGAGATGAGCCCAGAGGGGGGCGTGGCGCTCACCTTCCCCTGCCAGCTCGCTGTTGTCGGACTGCTTGCAGGAAATGATCTTCTCCACCAGCTGGTTGTAGCTGCAGTTGCCCACCGCCTTGACGATGTCTCGCATCTGGAAACACGTGCAGAAATGGTGGGAACGGGAGGTAAAACTCTGAAATCAAGGGGTTTTTTCCTGCTACAATATCAAGAAAATCGGTGAAGTTGGGTCAGAACTGGGAGATGCTAGAATATTCCATCCGACGTGATGAAAGCCACTGAAATGTGTGGATCAGAGAAGGACCTCACCTGGGGGTCGACCAGCCAGCCATGGTAGAGAGGGATGTCCAGCAGATCGAACACGATGCATTCCGGGGTGTACTCGAAGACTCGCACCCCCGTGAACTTCACGTTCACATCCAGACCCGTCTGCAACTTGTGCAGCACCGCCATGGCGTCGCTCATGTTCTAGAACACAAAGAGAACCGTCCGGACGTGCTTGTAAAGACCCGCGATACGTGACGCGAAGAGCGCGCCGTGAATTCGAAGTTGCAACGTCCCATCGAGCCGCGAGCCCGTCCTGTACCGGCGGCTTAATTTGCTACATTATTCTTGGCTTGTCTGCACACGTCAGCATGGCAGCAGCTATCAGGGATCGATTTTTCACCCTCGACAAGAAACAATTAGCTGCACTTGTTCCTGTTCGATACACAAACTACCTCGGTGCTTTTGTTCACGGATGCATACGTCCTTTATGGGCAAATCACTCCGAATGAACAGCAATTGTCTTAACTGCATTTATACTGAGTatttataatcattttaaatagcGAGTATAAAATTCTTCCAAATTTTTATGGCAACAAAACATTATTTACTGGCCTTTTGTCTTGAAAGCAAAACACATGGACTGATGTGTTCTTTGTGTCGCTACACAGTGAAACCGTGTGAAACCTTTAGGGGAAGGTGCTTTCTCATTGGAGACACGACTGTGTCACAGGAAGGCACACCTGAGGAGCGCAGGAAGTGGGGGCTGAGGAGCGCAGGAAGTGGGGGCTGAGAGCAGTGCTTCCCAGCTGGCTGGAAACCTGCGCTGCCATTTAACTCCGGGGtcaccacacacatcacagctgAGCCCCGCGCAGCTACCGTGACGCTGTAGCTCCAAACATCTGGCCCAGGCAAATGCCAGCGCCAGGAAAGCAGATTAGTTTTCATACAGCAGAAGCTAAACCTGAGCAACAAGACTCTTCACAAACACGAATATCGGAGGGTCACCTAAAATATAGATATTTCCTGTGATGCATTAAATTACTCCCGCACGGTCCAACATTGGTGCATTCATTAGATCCAAGCAGTCTCCTCAGCAAATGGGCTTCTTCCCCATTGCTGATCTGTTGGAAACATCACCAGCGCATCGTTCTTTATTATTatggggtggggagggaggggattAGGATTAGCAGAGACGAGTAATGGACCACATCTGTTACTCTAAGGCAGCAGGCTCAGAGCAGATGAGTGCTGGGACATCAGATGATCAGCGCTGCATCCATGGACGTAAATCCAGTCTCGGTGTGTTTTTACGATTCAAATCTTCCAACGCCTGTCACATTTTCTAAAGATAGACCCTATAAACACCCATCTCTGGTCTCCAAAGCTGCACCTGACTGGAGGTTCAGTGTGCAGATGGCACCATTCAAACATGCTACTGacaacacgcccccccccccccccccccctcctcaaatGAATAAAGAGAGAGTCAAAGAGCTCCACGCATCCCTAAAATCATTCTAAATATGACATCGTTATATATTTGATCTGACATTTACATGGACGGGTTCTCATCATATATTTATGGTTTCGGcttgcagaaacacacatataaTATTTGAAAGGGTCTACGTGAGGCGTCCTTGCTGCTACTGTCATGAACTCTCCTGTGTTGAGCAGAGACAGACGAGGCACAGCCAAACTACCCTTCCCCAGCTCCTCTGGGTAAATATTTAACAATGGCGAAAGAGCTGCCGTGAAACTGCTGTTTTAATCCTCATATAATCCTGCGACAGAcgatgttggtttttttttatgaatttaTTTGTGGAACCACCCCGAGGGGTTCAAATTCTGGGTGATGGCGGCTGCATTTTCTAACGAGCCAGTAAAGTGGAATGATGACTCTCTAAAGAAGTGGCCACCCTCTGTTTTCCAgacataaacacatttcagactctctctgcctccctcatgGTTTCCTATCCCATCATCCCAGAGGCATAAAAAAATGTGTCAACCACAGGACGTGGACATGAGGAAACCCACATGTGGGAGACGTCCCAGGACAGGGTCTGGGCCTGGACTACAAGAATAACTGCAACACAAATGCCTCACCACTCCCTAACGCCGGCTCTGCGCGCCGAGGACGCCACTGATTTATTTAACATGGTCGTTTTCAGCTCAGTCTAATTTTAGTCACAAGGATCCTGTGTAAAGTGTGTTTTCGCCTCCATGAATGAAGTGTGACTTCAAACCATTGGCAGATGCGTTGGTGCCCTGCAGAAGGAATAGAGGCAAGGCCTCTCCTGTGCCGCTGgcgagctggagaagaagctgaagatccACAGCTCCATCAAAGTCTGTCTCATGGTGAGCCGCACATGCAGGGCGCAGAAATAGCTGGGAGCTGAAGCCAGCCAAGCGTCTCTAACCATCCACAGCCATGTGAAACAACATCATCTGACACTCCCGACCCCTGTTGTTCCCTGGACCTTGCAAGATGCGTCTTATATAACCTATGGAGGGTGGAACAGGCCGGGCCGCTGTTTTATGCGGTTAGCAATCGATTTGGGAGTTATTCCTCCGTTGTGGATTATCCTTCAACTTAATCTGGTACTGCAGTGCAAACGGGGTAAAACCATGGCGCTGACGAGGCCTCTGAACAGACCCTTCAGAGCAGTCTCCAACGATCCCGTGCTTTTTAGAGCTGCTGCATTcactgaagcaaaaacaacGTTTGCTTAGCAATGATAATAATCTGCAGCGAGTATGCAAGAGTTACCTGCTCATAGTTTAGCCGCTGAGCCTCCGATATCTCTTTGGGTTTGGTCTCCAGGATGTAGTCTCCTGCAGTGTGACACGAGCAAAGAGCAGTTAGCAAAGCAATCAATAGCGCCGCATCGATCCAAACAGTTAAGGAGGCTGTACAGGCGCTGACGAATCTTTTGAGTTGTTCTAAGTAGCCACGGGGAGGATTCTGCAAAGGCCTGATACTCTCACATTAAAATGAGTTCCTATTCTGAACTCACTGGAAGCTTCGATATCTCGGCATCGCAGCAGGACAGTAGCATTTACTCTGAAAAATCCAGCTCATTTCTTTCCAAATAAGATGGTGAACGAGAATGTTCATTTGCCGGTTTCTGCTCATTTATGCGCTATGAATAATGAGGATTAGTTCAGCGAAGCAAAACTCAAATGCGTCCCGTCTATGGTTTATGTCCCTGGTTAAGGGACACTGTGCGATGCGCTTTAGCCCTTTAGCCATGGTGGCACTGTAACAGACCCAACTGTGTTGGATCTGACTGTATTAAGAGCTGATATGAAAGCGTTTTCAGCAATCAGCAAATGGACTCGTGGGCAACATGCAGGTCCGAGTCTGCAAAGGCAGCCAAACACaaaactgggttttttttttttgttcctcctcAATTCCATCAATGCTGTAAGATGAATTTGCCATCGTGTAAAATGTGTCAGGACGTTAACCCTCACCGAGGTACTCCATCAGCTGCTCAGCGGTGATTATTTCCATCATGGGGGGCATCTTCACCTGcggcagagacacatcagatCACACATCTACAGGAAACGAGGACCAGCCCCGACCGAACCGAAGCCCGGGCAGGTTTCCATCAACCTGCTGCCGTCAGTTCTGCATGTTGTTGTAATCACTAACTCCTCAGAGGTCAAGGCTAAGAAATACAGGCTAGAACTCAGTTTCCATTGATCTGCACCCATCTCTACCTTCCAAGCAAGCAGGAGAACATTCATGATTGCCAGTAATGGACAGGGGCCGTTCTCGTTCTGGGTGATGATCGGTgtgttctcctccctccacttGATCCATTTAATGTGGTATATGGACTGGCCGGCCGCCCGGTCCTTCACACACGGAGGCTTTGAGTCGTCGGCCCCATACTCGCTCTGCAGGGCCAGGGCCAGTCCTCGGTCCTCCAGTCCCTCGCTGTTTAAGTCGGAGCTGGGACACGAATTGAGGTTTGAGAAGGACTCGAGTGAATCTATGCTCCGCGACTCCCCGCCGAGGCTGGGCTCGGGGTCACTCCCACTCGCCAACCCCTCGGACAAGGTGTGCTCCGGCCCCGTCTTGACGTTCTCCGCGATGGAACTGTTCGTGCACAGATGCGACGGTTTGTCAAGTTTGGTCGCTTCACTTTCCGCACAACTAAACCCCTCCGTCTTCGCCCCAGAGGTGCCCGCAGCCAGAGTTGTCGAGGCACCGTCGCCTTTGTTGTTGACCAACTTTGAGGCACCACCCTCGCTGTCTCCTGCACCCAGCACCGAGTCATGCCCCATCCCGTTATTGACCTGATCCTCGCACCCCGACCGCGATTCGCTCTCCGCGTTCTTCAGCTTCTCATCCCGCACAGGCGGGACTTCGATGACTTCTGGCACTTGGGATTTTCCTGCACTGGAATTGACATTAAGGGCTGCCGGAGCGCCAACATTTGTTGTGCTCTTGTTACAACTATCGCCAACCAAAGTATTGAGAGGAGCCTCACTGTTCTTGCATTTCTCGGCCGTCGCTTTCACTCCGCCGACATCGCCCATCTCTCCGCCAATCGTGGCGCACAGAGCGCCGCCGTCGTTTTCTCGATGCAGAGTTGCATTATTCTCCATTTCGACCTAAAGACTGTCGACAGATTTTAGCTAAATTGCAGTAGCAGCTTCTGTCCGAAAGACGCCATGACAACTCTGCGAGTGACGTCACCAGAGTGGAGGCCGAGCAAGGGGGCGGAAGAACACCGACAAGCCGGTGATGCGTTCGCGTTAGCTCGTATTTCTTACAACTTTCAGAGACACAATTTTGTGGTTTCCGTATGCGGGAAAAACGGTAAATATTCAATGACTCAAATGAAAAGtcgtttatttttttatttgattgtaGCTCTATGATAAAATGGACTTCACCTTCAATGAGTAATTTTTTGTCTGTCAGTTTCATCTGTCCGTCTACTCCATTTTAAAAAGTAGTATTTTTCtaataaaatgattttggtAATACCTCCAAAGAGGCTTTTTAGTGTCGAGCATTGATTTTGACCGCGTCAACACACATGAAATACCTGCTTAGAGTCGCTGGATGGCAGCAATTACCCGACTAAGCTCTGTTTGTTTGAACATTTTTCAATAACAAATATATTCTTTTGTGAAACTCAACCACCTAAATTAGAGGGATTTTACCTGTTGTGCTGTTCTGCATGGTAACaagacaattaaaaaaaccaaacagtttattccaattttaaaaagaaattgctTTGACATTGTTGTTAGATACGAATCCAGACGTTATTTGGTTCCTGATCAGACGAAGATTTAAAAAGAGGTAAGACATAATGGTCTTAATGGCTTCTCagcaataaagaaaaacagccacCTTGATGAACCCGGAAGTCACGTTTTGCGGAAGTAAACAGTGCCCGgggtaaacaaagaaaacaatgccAAACATTAGTTTTATGAGCTTTTTAAAGTCTGTGACACATACATTCGGAGTGTGGCCCTTAGAGGAGCCTCTCTTAGATTCAATTACAACTCCTTGGTGATTTTCAACGCATGTTTTTACACTCGGTTGCCCATGACTGCAGCGGTGGAGAGATGGGCGTGTCCCGGCAGAGCAAACCGGAAGGGAGGAGGGCCGGTCCGTCC is drawn from Takifugu flavidus isolate HTHZ2018 chromosome 2, ASM371156v2, whole genome shotgun sequence and contains these coding sequences:
- the mindy2 gene encoding ubiquitin carboxyl-terminal hydrolase MINDY-2 isoform X3; translation: MENNATLHRENDGGALCATIGGEMGDVGGVKATAEKCKNSEAPLNTLVGDSCNKSTTNVGAPAALNVNSSAGKSQVPEVIEVPPVRDEKLKNAESESRSGCEDQVNNGMGHDSVLGAGDSEGGASKLVNNKGDGASTTLAAGTSGAKTEGFSCAESEATKLDKPSHLCTNSSIAENVKTGPEHTLSEGLASGSDPEPSLGGESRSIDSLESFSNLNSCPSSDLNSEGLEDRGLALALQSEYGADDSKPPCVKDRAAGQSIYHIKWIKWREENTPIITQNENGPCPLLAIMNVLLLAWKVKMPPMMEIITAEQLMEYLGDYILETKPKEISEAQRLNYEQNMSDAMAVLHKLQTGLDVNVKFTGVRVFEYTPECIVFDLLDIPLYHGWLVDPQMRDIVKAVGNCSYNQLVEKIISCKQSDNSELAGEGIMAEQFLNSTATQLTYHGLCELTSTVQEGELCVFFRNNHFSTMIKFKGQLYLLVTDQGFLTEEKVVWESLHNVDGDGNFCDSEFRLRPPSDPETVYRGQQDQIDQDYLMALSLQQEQQSQDLQWEQLPEGISDLELAKKLQEEEDRRASQYYQEQEQEQAAQKRAGKIPWQHHALRRVRAG
- the mindy2 gene encoding ubiquitin carboxyl-terminal hydrolase MINDY-2 isoform X1, whose translation is MENNATLHRENDGGALCATIGGEMGDVGGVKATAEKCKNSEAPLNTLVGDSCNKSTTNVGAPAALNVNSSAGKSQVPEVIEVPPVRDEKLKNAESESRSGCEDQVNNGMGHDSVLGAGDSEGGASKLVNNKGDGASTTLAAGTSGAKTEGFSCAESEATKLDKPSHLCTNSSIAENVKTGPEHTLSEGLASGSDPEPSLGGESRSIDSLESFSNLNSCPSSDLNSEGLEDRGLALALQSEYGADDSKPPCVKDRAAGQSIYHIKWIKWREENTPIITQNENGPCPLLAIMNVLLLAWKVKMPPMMEIITAEQLMEYLGDYILETKPKEISEAQRLNYEQNMSDAMAVLHKLQTGLDVNVKFTGVRVFEYTPECIVFDLLDIPLYHGWLVDPQMRDIVKAVGNCSYNQLVEKIISCKQSDNSELAGEGIMAEQFLNSTATQLTYHGLCELTSTVQEGELCVFFRNNHFSTMIKFKGQLYLLVTDQGFLTEEKVVWESLHNVDGDGNFCDSEFRLRPPSDPETVYRGQQDQIDQDYLMALSLQQEQQSQDLQWEQLPEGISDLELAKKLQEEEDRRASQYYQEQEQEQAAQQGQEEPSERVETDGGAAGGAGDGGGTAAGPRATASPGKQSYSGERKAKKEPKEKDKCVIL
- the mindy2 gene encoding ubiquitin carboxyl-terminal hydrolase MINDY-2 isoform X2, with translation MENNATLHRENDGGALCATIGGEMGDVGGVKATAEKCKNSEAPLNTLVGDSCNKSTTNVGAPAALNVNSSAGKSQVPEVIEVPPVRDEKLKNAESESRSGCEDQVNNGMGHDSVLGAGDSEGGASKLVNNKGDGASTTLAAGTSGAKTEGFSCAESEATKLDKPSHLCTNSSIAENVKTGPEHTLSEGLASGSDPEPSLGGESRSIDSLESFSNLNSCPSSDLNSEGLEDRGLALALQSEYGADDSKPPCVKDRAAGQSIYHIKWIKWREENTPIITQNENGPCPLLAIMNVLLLAWKVKMPPMMEIITAEQLMEYLGDYILETKPKEISEAQRLNYEQNMSDAMAVLHKLQTGLDVNVKFTGVRVFEYTPECIVFDLLDIPLYHGWLVDPQMRDIVKAVGNCSYNQLVEKIISCKQSDNSELAGEGIMAEQFLNSTATQLTYHGLCELTSTVQEGELCVFFRNNHFSTMIKFKGQLYLLVTDQGFLTEEKVVWESLHNVDGDGNFCDSEFRLRPPSDPETVYRGQQDQIDQDYLMALSLQQEQQSQDLQWEQLPEGISDLELAKKLQEEEDRRASQYYQEQEQEQAAQGQEEPSERVETDGGAAGGAGDGGGTAAGPRATASPGKQSYSGERKAKKEPKEKDKCVIL